Below is a genomic region from Candidatus Margulisiibacteriota bacterium.
GGCTGCCCCTGGGACAAAAAGCAGACCCACAAGACCCTCAAGCCGTACATGATCGAGGAAGCCTACGAGGCGCTTGATGCGATAGACAGGGAAGACCCGGACAAACTA
It encodes:
- a CDS encoding MazG nucleotide pyrophosphohydrolase domain-containing protein — translated: MKEIDQLKQVVDRLRGKKGCPWDKKQTHKTLKPYMIEEAYEALDAIDREDPDKL